From the Conger conger chromosome 13, fConCon1.1, whole genome shotgun sequence genome, the window GAACCAGCACAGCGAGAGGAACATAACTGCAAGAATGAAATGTCCCCTGGGGAAAATGCACTCATCACAACCTGAATCTCATATATCACTAAATAAATTTCAAATATAGCTCCATTTATTACACAAAATATATTGCTTATTTGGTAACTTTTCCCATCAGatgttgtttgttatttttctgtggTTTCAGTACAACGATGTAACATTTTTGAGCAAATAAGCACAGCAGTAACCCAAAACTTGATGCTAGAATTGCAAATAtctccacagctacagtgaactTTCCAGGTGAGCTGACATAAGCTGGTATAAAGGCGAGCCACACTGCACAGAAGATCAGCATGCTGAAGGTGATGTATTTGGCCTCATTAAAATTACCTGGAAGCGTCCTGGCCAGAAAAGCCAGAATAAAACACAGAGCAGCCAGGAACCCAATGTATCCCAAAACACACCAGAAAGCCTGTTCAGAACCAACACTACACTCCAGGATTATTCTGGACCGGTCATACTGAGTGTTTTTATTTGGGAAAGGAGGAGCAGTGACCAGCCACACTGCACATATTATCATTTGTATAAAGGTACAAACAGATATGATAAATCTCTGCTGTTTGGGCCCCAGCCATTTCATGATGTTGTTTCCAGGCCTGGTGGCTGTAAAGGCAGCCAGCACCACCAGAGTCTTCCCCAGGATACAGGAGATGCAGAGTGAGAAAGCGATGCTGAAGGCAGTGTGGCGCAGCATGCAGGACCATGATGTAGGCTCTCCGATGAAAACCAGTGCACACAGGAAgcacagagtcagagagagcaggatgaagaagctcagctctgagttGTTGACTTTGACAATCGGAGTGTTCCTGTGGTAGAGGAAAACTCCCAGAACAGCGACAGTCAGGCAGGCTCCTACTACAGCAATCACAGTCAGGGTTAGTCCCATTGCATCGTAGGAGAGGTACTCAATCGCTTTGGGTGTGCATTCAGTTCTGGCTGCATTGGACCAGTAATCATCAGGGCAGGATGTGCAATCTACTGAATCTGAAGGGGAATAGTAATAGACACAATGATTGTTATGTGACTTAAGCACCACACATTCCACTATCGTAATCGGTTCAATAAAGTCTTAAATGActaataaaatgctacactaaATTTAAGCGAAATCTGAAATTCAATTCATGAACACTGGAAATGCTCATGCAGGAGGTATTACTAAGCTATCTATCTTGCATGGAACTCCTCACGTGGAGAAAGTAATCAAGTGGAGAATTCAATCACAGACAAAATGAATATGTTCGAAGTAATAAAATAATCTACATGAGACAGGTAAAAGCTGACAATagccagaaaaaaaaccttgcttcacacaatacaatataaatccccatactgtacatactgtactgtacatggatATTTGCACTGAACTTACTGCCACAAAAGAAATGCAATCCTTCAGTGAAT encodes:
- the LOC133107496 gene encoding extracellular calcium-sensing receptor-like is translated as MTTPLVVMWSLFYHLSAVTPASLIPAPVCSLQGNFEPDFQADGDLIIGGLFPMHYRVEPPDQNFTYKPAAPQCWGFDPRSFRWAQTMRLAVEEINQSQNMLPNFTLGYKIFDSCATHVAGQRAALAILNGPDLAQSVVCSGTAPVLAVVGDSGTSQSIVVSRTLQPFRSVQQYLQDVVFTLSGEEVDFDAHGDSIPSYDLINWQRGATGNIEFVNVGLYDGAKDIGNELFIKEEAIMWTGHQTKVLVSVCSESCAPGSRMAVRRGAPVCCFDCVPCDDDKVSNENDSVDCTSCPDDYWSNAARTECTPKAIEYLSYDAMGLTLTVIAVVGACLTVAVLGVFLYHRNTPIVKVNNSELSFFILLSLTLCFLCALVFIGEPTSWSCMLRHTAFSIAFSLCISCILGKTLVVLAAFTATRPGNNIMKWLGPKQQRFIISVCTFIQMIICAVWLVTAPPFPNKNTQYDRSRIILECSVGSEQAFWCVLGYIGFLAALCFILAFLARTLPGNFNEAKYITFSMLIFCAVWLAFIPAYVSSPGKFTVAVEIFAILASSFGLLLCLFAQKCYIVVLKPQKNNKQHLMGKVTK